In Sphingobium sp. Cam5-1, the following proteins share a genomic window:
- a CDS encoding alcohol dehydrogenase catalytic domain-containing protein → MRAAIWDGQSLFVSDRLTLRPVGPGEVRVRVLRSGICHSDIAMLTPHLPNLPVVLGHEAAGEIAELGPGVEGWAIGDHVCVGTQTPCGKCRECQRGEPHNCDINWGFAPGFPFTLDGKPVASFANVSSFASEIVVKASQLFAIDDLPLDQGALIGCAVSTGVCAARVLGRVRAGDTVAVFGVGGIGVNAIQGAARNGAHVIAVDANPAKEATARQFGATDFVLVDPTQDSETAAAALAGKYGPIDVVVECSGAVGAINTALRCTKRGGRVVLIGMSRPGAEAALPLGSFVMGGEVIATMNGGALPDRDYPELIAQARDGRLNIADQISGIWPLDQINDAIAALKAGEVTRAVIDHEM, encoded by the coding sequence ATGAGGGCCGCGATCTGGGATGGACAGTCGCTCTTCGTTAGCGACCGATTGACGCTTCGCCCTGTCGGCCCCGGCGAGGTGCGCGTCCGCGTACTGCGGTCGGGCATCTGTCATAGCGACATCGCGATGTTGACGCCGCATTTGCCCAATCTACCTGTCGTCCTGGGTCATGAAGCGGCTGGCGAGATTGCGGAATTGGGTCCGGGCGTCGAAGGCTGGGCCATAGGCGACCATGTCTGCGTGGGCACGCAAACGCCTTGCGGAAAGTGCCGTGAGTGCCAGCGTGGCGAACCGCATAATTGCGACATCAATTGGGGCTTTGCGCCGGGCTTCCCCTTCACGCTGGATGGAAAGCCCGTGGCGTCCTTTGCCAACGTCTCCTCCTTCGCCAGCGAAATCGTGGTGAAGGCGTCGCAGCTCTTCGCCATCGATGATCTTCCGTTGGACCAGGGCGCGCTGATCGGGTGCGCGGTCTCGACGGGTGTCTGCGCCGCCCGCGTTCTGGGCCGCGTGCGCGCCGGGGACACCGTGGCCGTTTTTGGTGTCGGCGGCATCGGCGTCAACGCGATCCAGGGCGCCGCCCGGAACGGCGCCCATGTAATCGCTGTCGACGCCAATCCCGCCAAGGAAGCGACGGCGCGGCAATTTGGCGCGACCGACTTTGTACTGGTGGACCCCACACAGGACAGCGAAACGGCCGCCGCCGCTTTGGCTGGCAAATACGGCCCTATCGATGTGGTGGTGGAATGCAGCGGCGCGGTCGGCGCCATCAACACCGCCTTGCGCTGCACGAAGCGCGGCGGCCGGGTGGTGCTGATCGGCATGTCGCGCCCCGGCGCAGAAGCGGCGCTCCCGCTTGGCAGCTTCGTCATGGGCGGTGAGGTGATCGCAACGATGAACGGCGGCGCGCTGCCTGATCGGGATTATCCCGAACTCATCGCGCAGGCGCGCGACGGCCGGTTGAACATCGCCGACCAGATCAGCGGCATCTGGCCGCTCGATCAGATCAACGATGCCATCGCCGCGCTGAAGGCAGGGGAAGTAACCCGCGCCGTCATCGACCACGAAATGTGA